One region of Chlorobiota bacterium genomic DNA includes:
- the deoC gene encoding deoxyribose-phosphate aldolase → MISISPTELAGLIDHTALKPETTAAQIVQLCQEAARHGFASVCVMPFWVPLAVQTLRDLRTAIPVCTVIGFPNGAHATAAKVAEAVAALNDGASELDMVMNVGALKSGLEDAVRTDIASVVEQAARQGAIVKVILETSLLTDAEKRRACELAVAAGANFVKTSTGFSSGGATVEDIRLMRECVPGTVGVKASGGIRDYATANAMVQAGATRIGASASVAIACAVAQDQSNEKPLTGY, encoded by the coding sequence ATGATTTCCATTTCGCCAACGGAGCTTGCCGGGCTGATAGACCACACCGCGCTGAAGCCGGAGACCACCGCCGCGCAGATTGTGCAGCTTTGCCAAGAAGCGGCGCGCCACGGCTTTGCCTCGGTTTGTGTGATGCCCTTCTGGGTTCCCCTTGCGGTGCAGACGCTGCGGGATCTGCGGACGGCGATTCCCGTCTGCACGGTGATCGGCTTCCCAAACGGAGCGCACGCCACCGCCGCCAAAGTTGCCGAAGCAGTTGCGGCATTGAACGATGGAGCTTCCGAGCTTGACATGGTGATGAATGTTGGCGCGCTGAAATCGGGCCTGGAGGATGCGGTCAGGACCGACATTGCCAGCGTGGTGGAACAAGCGGCCCGGCAAGGGGCCATCGTAAAAGTGATCTTGGAAACCTCCCTTCTTACCGATGCAGAGAAACGCCGCGCCTGCGAACTTGCCGTTGCCGCCGGGGCCAATTTCGTAAAGACCTCAACAGGCTTCAGCAGTGGCGGGGCAACCGTGGAGGATATTCGGCTGATGCGGGAATGCGTGCCGGGAACCGTGGGGGTGAAAGCCTCGGGCGGAATCCGCGATTACGCGACGGCCAACGCCATGGTCCAGGCCGGTGCAACCCGAATCGGCGCAAGCGCGTCGGTGGCGATTGCTTGCGCCGTGGCGCAGGACCAATCCAACGAAAAACCATTAACTGGCTACTGA